One region of Prosthecobacter dejongeii genomic DNA includes:
- a CDS encoding alpha/beta fold hydrolase, which yields MPWQEWPVAVGTKPKGIVIAVHGLSGAASDFWFIGDKLPPQGYAVYAYDLRGQGKDPVKEARGDIGSAKQWIRDLETFHLLVRKRNPGVPIFWYGESLGSLICLHTAASRLNIRQDPVGIVLASPVAGLRVTVSGFRRFLLEAAATLSPRSRYSLGDLAGVDEKKIQVTSQTTHGAQMAVTEHHINSFTLRLLTEIGRLLDQNPDSAKRLRMPVLFLASPNDILSSPDQVQGLFGQVRSPKKRLLWYTRSYHLLLHDVQRAEVTEDLAQWLDKNGRTVKR from the coding sequence ATGCCATGGCAAGAATGGCCTGTCGCGGTGGGGACAAAACCCAAGGGCATCGTCATCGCCGTGCACGGGCTGAGTGGGGCAGCTTCTGACTTTTGGTTCATTGGGGATAAATTGCCTCCGCAAGGGTATGCGGTTTATGCCTATGATCTGCGGGGGCAGGGCAAAGATCCGGTGAAGGAGGCGCGGGGGGACATTGGCTCTGCTAAACAGTGGATACGTGATTTAGAAACGTTTCATCTGCTGGTGCGCAAACGGAATCCCGGCGTCCCGATTTTCTGGTATGGAGAAAGTCTGGGTAGCCTGATTTGTCTGCACACCGCGGCCAGCCGTTTGAATATAAGACAAGACCCCGTGGGCATTGTTTTAGCCTCCCCTGTGGCGGGGCTGCGGGTGACGGTATCAGGCTTCCGTCGGTTTTTACTGGAGGCGGCGGCTACTCTTTCGCCCCGGTCACGCTATTCGTTAGGGGATTTAGCTGGGGTGGATGAAAAGAAGATCCAGGTGACGAGCCAAACCACACATGGGGCGCAAATGGCGGTGACGGAACATCATATCAATAGCTTCACCTTGAGACTGCTAACGGAAATCGGCCGATTGCTGGATCAAAACCCAGACTCAGCCAAACGCCTGCGTATGCCGGTGTTATTCTTAGCCTCTCCCAATGACATTCTGTCCTCCCCAGATCAGGTGCAGGGACTCTTCGGTCAGGTGCGTTCTCCGAAAAAGCGCCTGCTGTGGTACACGCGAAGTTATCACCTGCTGCTTCATGATGTGCAGCGTGCCGAAGTGACTGAGGACCTTGCCCAGTGGCTGGACAAGAATGGTCGGACGGTGAAGCGCTAG
- a CDS encoding transglutaminase-like domain-containing protein, translating to MPGLTKLDHLISLLDDDSQVVQEAVQKELWSIRQDLPERLALMDRPLTESEESHMSRLLEPARRVELEETWMRWRWLDNPTTQLEEGIAQISAYLHSWRTQPGELAKRLDQLAEEAFQEQGRMDARELAEWLFTMRNGSIRFRGNSKDYYTPSNSNLLWVLETGFGNPISLCCLYRLLGQRFGIEIHGCNFPGHFLAQVEHGERTWLVDCFNRGRFMLSSDVARHHPAANPSIEEVVRTPASTDAILLRILRNLDEAFDRLDHTIYRQTMRSLAIKLMED from the coding sequence ATGCCTGGACTCACCAAACTCGATCATCTCATCTCCCTCCTGGACGATGACTCTCAGGTCGTTCAGGAAGCTGTGCAAAAAGAGCTGTGGAGCATCCGTCAGGATCTGCCAGAAAGACTCGCCTTGATGGATCGGCCCTTAACAGAGTCCGAAGAAAGCCACATGAGCCGCCTGCTGGAACCCGCGCGCAGGGTCGAGCTCGAAGAAACCTGGATGCGCTGGCGCTGGCTGGATAATCCCACAACCCAGTTGGAGGAGGGCATTGCGCAAATTTCAGCCTACCTGCATAGCTGGCGAACCCAACCTGGAGAGCTGGCCAAGCGGCTGGATCAACTGGCCGAAGAGGCCTTCCAAGAACAGGGCCGTATGGATGCTCGAGAATTGGCAGAGTGGCTCTTCACCATGCGCAATGGCAGCATTCGTTTTCGCGGTAATAGTAAGGACTACTACACCCCGAGTAATAGCAACCTGCTTTGGGTATTGGAAACTGGATTTGGCAATCCTATCAGCCTTTGCTGCCTCTATCGTTTGTTAGGCCAGAGATTTGGCATTGAAATCCATGGATGCAATTTTCCTGGGCATTTCCTGGCTCAGGTAGAACACGGGGAACGCACCTGGCTCGTCGATTGCTTTAACCGCGGCCGATTCATGCTTTCGAGCGATGTCGCCCGGCACCATCCTGCGGCCAATCCTTCCATCGAAGAAGTCGTCCGCACCCCTGCCAGCACGGACGCCATTCTTCTGCGGATCTTGCGGAACCTGGACGAGGCTTTTGATCGCCTCGACCACACCATCTACCGGCAAACCATGCGCTCCTTAGCCATCAAGCTCATGGAAGATTGA
- a CDS encoding KpsF/GutQ family sugar-phosphate isomerase, with product MNFPEQARRVIRLEIEELERLHQRIGEAFTQAIRLLHTCLTSRGKIIVCGVGKSGNIGRKLAATLNSTGATTVCLDVGDALHGDLGVIDPGDLAILLSYSGETTELLDLLPHLKRQGLPLIGITGVATSTLARQADCVLDVAVTQEACPLNLAPTASTTTMLVLCDALAMVLLEARGFRQEDFARLHPGGSLGRALLTRVSDVMRQGEQLALIQPETTVQEALHAMTRARAGAAIVQQANGSLAGVFTHGDFVRAFQADHAIAAHPVSRYMTVRPISIQADKLAAEVLSTLQTARVDDIVVIDDLGRPVGLVDTQDLTRLRLV from the coding sequence ATGAACTTCCCCGAACAAGCACGCCGCGTCATCCGCCTCGAAATTGAGGAGCTGGAGCGGCTGCACCAGCGCATCGGCGAGGCCTTTACCCAGGCCATCCGCCTCTTGCACACCTGCCTTACCTCGCGAGGCAAGATCATCGTTTGTGGTGTTGGTAAAAGCGGGAACATCGGGAGGAAACTAGCGGCCACGCTTAACAGTACAGGGGCCACTACCGTCTGCCTAGATGTAGGTGATGCCCTGCATGGAGACCTGGGCGTGATTGATCCCGGCGATCTCGCCATCCTCCTCAGTTATAGCGGTGAAACGACTGAATTGCTCGACCTCCTGCCCCATCTCAAACGCCAGGGATTGCCATTGATCGGCATCACCGGCGTCGCCACTTCTACCTTGGCACGCCAGGCGGACTGCGTTCTAGACGTGGCAGTCACCCAGGAAGCCTGCCCTTTGAATTTGGCCCCCACGGCAAGCACCACTACGATGTTAGTCCTTTGCGATGCCCTCGCCATGGTATTGCTAGAAGCGCGCGGGTTTCGCCAAGAAGACTTTGCCCGCCTGCACCCAGGAGGCTCACTAGGACGTGCCCTCCTTACACGCGTGTCGGATGTGATGCGCCAAGGCGAGCAACTAGCCTTGATCCAACCTGAGACCACTGTCCAGGAAGCACTGCATGCCATGACACGTGCTCGCGCAGGGGCCGCCATCGTTCAGCAGGCAAACGGCAGCCTCGCAGGTGTCTTTACTCATGGTGATTTCGTTCGTGCCTTTCAGGCAGATCACGCCATCGCAGCGCACCCTGTGTCCCGTTACATGACTGTGCGTCCCATCAGTATCCAGGCAGATAAACTCGCCGCAGAAGTTCTCTCCACACTTCAAACGGCTCGGGTAGATGACATCGTCGTCATTGACGATCTCGGTCGCCCAGTGGGCCTCGTGGATACACAGGATCTCACCCGCCTGCGTTTGGTTTGA
- a CDS encoding rhodanese-like domain-containing protein, whose protein sequence is MKSVIQAGFLLLMAAVAAGVTREIHPRAPALHLSEAPRMKDEVNLKDIQERWQGKVLWIDARPAEAYEKGHIPKAMLLNEQGFMDQVLELMEVLQRTTLPVIIYCGGEKCEASRKVKERLLELVPLDDCYVLKGGWPAWQAAQK, encoded by the coding sequence ATGAAGTCCGTGATCCAGGCTGGTTTTCTGCTGTTGATGGCGGCTGTCGCTGCGGGAGTGACGCGTGAGATCCATCCCCGCGCGCCCGCTTTGCACCTTAGTGAAGCACCTCGAATGAAAGATGAGGTCAATCTTAAAGACATTCAGGAAAGATGGCAGGGGAAGGTGCTGTGGATTGATGCGCGACCTGCTGAAGCCTATGAAAAAGGTCACATTCCAAAAGCGATGCTGCTAAATGAGCAAGGTTTTATGGATCAGGTGTTGGAACTGATGGAGGTGCTACAAAGGACGACTCTGCCTGTGATCATTTACTGTGGCGGTGAAAAGTGTGAGGCCAGTCGAAAGGTGAAGGAACGTCTTTTAGAGCTGGTGCCATTGGATGATTGTTATGTGCTCAAGGGCGGCTGGCCTGCGTGGCAAGCCGCTCAAAAGTGA
- a CDS encoding CbiX/SirB N-terminal domain-containing protein has translation MGVVWVCALSGGVYHPALNSPYSQAALIIVGHGSTLNPDSSAPTHRHADEIRRRGIFREVACCFWKEEPSMREVFESVDSGVIYIVPNFISEGYFCQQVLPRELRLTGPTTQRDGRTIFYCDPVGIHPNMTRLLLQRADEVAPGVPRGETSLIIVGHGTNLNDNSTKAIQEQVRLIRDGGYGFAEVVDAYMEEAPLVSDWVNMTTAAHVVVVPFFIADGLHSFQDIPVLLGMEKEPGKALSEMEVFRQNPIAMHGRQLYYSSAIGTEPLMAEVILDQVHDFDTKHGIQDSVRTAASSEVLKTGLERWIQEGRDVIGEVHFAADASGFTLRHLADVGVSLADLTAYEGAVAAREIARCDEAGAFRAIKTAATLRRGWIVRVMDVSELLLALEFFYPAAVGMALAEERGALEPVPLRSLLGRQTGMYRFANGITDAQAGEIIGGFCAGESKCLRRIVFKLDAVQPLGGSAELKLGPQAGQVPGMDAARCVPLLCMEACNHIVSVARKVSRENNDAKAKG, from the coding sequence ATGGGAGTTGTGTGGGTCTGTGCTTTGAGTGGTGGCGTATATCATCCCGCTTTGAACTCTCCCTATTCCCAAGCTGCTCTCATTATTGTTGGTCATGGTTCCACCCTGAATCCTGATTCCAGTGCGCCCACACATCGGCATGCAGATGAGATCCGCCGTCGGGGGATTTTTCGAGAGGTGGCGTGCTGCTTTTGGAAAGAGGAGCCTTCCATGCGTGAAGTCTTTGAGTCTGTGGACAGTGGGGTGATCTACATTGTGCCCAATTTCATCAGCGAAGGTTATTTCTGCCAGCAGGTACTGCCGCGAGAGTTGCGTTTGACTGGGCCGACGACCCAGCGGGACGGGCGGACTATCTTTTATTGTGACCCTGTGGGCATTCATCCGAACATGACCCGCCTTCTCCTCCAGCGGGCCGATGAGGTAGCTCCGGGTGTGCCGAGAGGCGAGACCAGCCTCATCATCGTCGGACATGGGACAAACCTAAATGACAATTCAACCAAGGCGATCCAGGAACAAGTGCGGTTGATCCGGGACGGCGGCTATGGTTTTGCTGAAGTGGTGGATGCCTACATGGAAGAGGCCCCGCTGGTGTCTGACTGGGTAAATATGACAACGGCAGCTCATGTGGTGGTGGTGCCGTTTTTCATTGCCGATGGGTTGCACAGTTTTCAAGACATCCCCGTATTGCTCGGGATGGAAAAGGAACCCGGGAAAGCTCTGAGTGAGATGGAGGTCTTCCGGCAAAACCCAATCGCGATGCATGGTCGGCAACTGTATTACAGCAGTGCCATCGGGACGGAGCCTCTCATGGCAGAAGTTATTCTCGATCAGGTGCATGATTTTGATACCAAGCATGGCATTCAGGATTCGGTGAGAACGGCAGCGTCATCGGAAGTTCTTAAAACGGGACTCGAACGCTGGATTCAAGAAGGGCGAGATGTCATTGGGGAAGTTCACTTCGCCGCTGACGCGTCAGGTTTTACCCTCCGTCACCTGGCGGATGTGGGCGTGTCTCTGGCTGATTTGACTGCGTATGAAGGAGCGGTGGCTGCACGGGAGATCGCCCGATGTGATGAAGCGGGTGCATTTCGCGCGATCAAAACCGCCGCGACTTTGCGCCGGGGATGGATTGTTCGGGTTATGGACGTTAGCGAGTTGCTCCTAGCTCTGGAATTCTTTTATCCCGCTGCCGTGGGCATGGCGTTAGCCGAGGAGCGCGGGGCGCTGGAGCCGGTGCCTTTACGCAGTCTTTTGGGCAGACAGACGGGTATGTATCGTTTTGCCAATGGAATTACCGATGCGCAGGCAGGAGAGATCATCGGTGGTTTTTGTGCGGGTGAATCAAAATGCCTGAGGCGGATCGTTTTCAAGCTGGATGCGGTGCAACCTCTCGGTGGTAGTGCCGAGCTGAAGCTGGGGCCTCAGGCAGGGCAGGTGCCCGGGATGGACGCCGCACGCTGTGTACCGCTACTATGCATGGAGGCCTGCAATCACATCGTTTCCGTGGCGCGTAAAGTGTCTCGGGAAAACAATGATGCGAAGGCCAAGGGGTGA
- a CDS encoding DUF1573 domain-containing protein, which yields MKAFLWLGCFAAFLPNLAVAELALEIPLIELKPKPEDESITTTFVFHNKGSKPVKVLNIESACSCLSASLDKAVYAPGEMGTGKAEFKVSSFVGRQEKSVHVQTDDPEQAEWVIPFVLEVPEVIKIEPKTLQWWLGDEAAKKTTRVTMTGSGPMKIKNITSTRENVEFEWKEIEPGRVYEVSVKPKTTAEVMLGALRIETDSTIPKYQRQMAFFSVYRKPSSQQP from the coding sequence ATGAAAGCTTTTCTTTGGCTAGGTTGTTTCGCCGCATTTCTGCCCAATTTGGCAGTGGCAGAGTTGGCGCTTGAGATCCCCTTGATTGAGCTGAAGCCGAAGCCCGAAGATGAATCCATCACGACGACTTTTGTTTTTCACAACAAAGGCAGCAAGCCAGTGAAGGTGCTGAATATCGAAAGTGCGTGCAGTTGCTTGAGTGCCTCGCTGGACAAAGCCGTGTATGCGCCGGGCGAAATGGGCACCGGAAAAGCAGAGTTTAAAGTCTCCAGCTTTGTGGGAAGACAGGAGAAGAGTGTGCATGTCCAGACAGATGATCCTGAGCAAGCGGAGTGGGTGATTCCCTTTGTGCTGGAGGTGCCAGAGGTCATTAAGATTGAGCCCAAGACTTTGCAATGGTGGTTAGGTGATGAGGCAGCGAAGAAAACCACGCGTGTTACCATGACGGGCAGCGGGCCGATGAAGATCAAGAACATCACCTCCACCCGGGAGAATGTGGAGTTTGAGTGGAAGGAGATCGAGCCGGGGCGTGTCTATGAAGTTTCAGTCAAACCCAAAACCACGGCAGAGGTGATGCTAGGTGCACTGCGGATAGAGACGGACAGCACCATCCCCAAATACCAGCGGCAGATGGCGTTTTTCTCGGTTTATCGCAAACCTAGCTCTCAGCAGCCATGA
- a CDS encoding M14 family metallopeptidase — MSLLPLHAAHSYRVLIQRWRALARRLGVKLKTLAVVDGVSVFWLETKNSFAVEAIYLSSGVHGDEPAAAWGLLVWAEENEDRLRAGNFVFFPCLNPHGLMLNTRADYQGQDLNRRFHLQEDVVCGPWQKIVTCRRLKVAICLHEDYDGQGCYVYELGRRGAPKLAPDMLAGVSAIPPDGRKRIDESRAQGGVIRRSRVPKHLPGLPEAVVLHELGCGLTLTFETPSEFGLDLRVRAQVEFVNAVLSATEIAGNTAA, encoded by the coding sequence ATGTCTTTGCTTCCTCTGCATGCGGCTCACAGTTACCGCGTCTTGATCCAGCGATGGCGAGCCTTGGCGCGCCGATTAGGCGTGAAGCTGAAGACTTTGGCCGTGGTGGATGGGGTTTCAGTATTCTGGCTAGAAACGAAAAACTCTTTCGCCGTGGAGGCCATTTACCTTTCTTCAGGGGTGCATGGGGACGAACCTGCTGCGGCCTGGGGATTGCTCGTCTGGGCTGAAGAAAATGAGGATCGTCTGCGTGCGGGAAATTTCGTCTTCTTTCCCTGCCTTAATCCCCATGGGCTGATGCTCAATACACGGGCGGATTATCAAGGCCAGGATCTGAATCGCCGCTTCCATTTGCAGGAGGATGTTGTGTGTGGCCCTTGGCAGAAAATCGTGACGTGCCGGCGCCTAAAGGTGGCCATTTGCCTTCACGAAGACTACGACGGGCAGGGCTGCTATGTTTATGAATTGGGACGACGTGGTGCCCCCAAGTTAGCGCCTGACATGCTGGCGGGGGTAAGTGCTATCCCCCCAGATGGGCGTAAACGCATTGATGAAAGTCGCGCCCAGGGAGGAGTCATCCGCCGGAGCCGAGTGCCGAAGCACCTCCCCGGCTTGCCAGAAGCTGTGGTGCTGCATGAACTCGGTTGTGGGCTGACTTTGACGTTTGAAACACCGTCGGAGTTCGGCCTCGATCTTCGGGTCAGGGCTCAGGTGGAGTTTGTGAATGCGGTCTTGTCAGCGACAGAGATCGCGGGAAATACTGCGGCATGA
- a CDS encoding peptidylprolyl isomerase translates to MKLLPALFLLAVGLSQPIIAQEAAPPLPTTTIPATVSPPSFPVTPITPIDKMAEQAQRELFEAAERGNSTGANTATVIPGGPIVTTTGRKTTFAAPKVEDPAGWPKDSQRKLAVMEVSFGGAIETVMFELYANDAPMTVSNFLDNCETGSYNGLAFHRAIENFIVQTGDPLTSDEGARDRWGTGGESKTIPAEIKRSHRKGAVAMGRRSDKVNPGRKSNGYQFYFSLGNYSSMDGKYTVFGQVVSGIETLEKISKMPVDGNDCPIARIEIKSLKVVDHKGPLYATQQDTGDSRKYSKPAAAKGFFERFIERVW, encoded by the coding sequence GTGAAGCTCCTCCCTGCTCTTTTCCTGCTCGCCGTTGGCCTCAGTCAGCCCATCATTGCACAGGAAGCTGCGCCCCCGCTGCCAACCACCACCATACCTGCCACCGTCTCTCCGCCTAGCTTTCCCGTGACCCCCATCACGCCCATTGATAAAATGGCGGAGCAGGCCCAGAGGGAGCTTTTCGAGGCTGCGGAACGCGGCAACAGCACGGGTGCAAATACTGCAACGGTCATCCCTGGCGGCCCTATTGTGACGACTACCGGCCGCAAGACCACCTTTGCCGCCCCAAAGGTGGAAGATCCCGCAGGCTGGCCGAAAGACTCACAGCGAAAGCTGGCCGTTATGGAGGTCAGCTTCGGTGGAGCCATTGAAACGGTTATGTTTGAGCTTTATGCCAACGACGCCCCCATGACCGTCTCCAACTTTCTCGACAACTGCGAGACGGGTTCTTATAACGGCCTGGCCTTCCACCGCGCCATCGAAAACTTTATTGTCCAGACGGGTGATCCACTCACTTCCGATGAAGGTGCACGTGACCGCTGGGGAACAGGAGGTGAGTCCAAGACCATCCCTGCTGAAATCAAACGCAGCCACCGAAAAGGGGCCGTCGCCATGGGTCGCCGCAGTGACAAAGTCAATCCAGGTCGCAAATCCAACGGTTATCAATTTTATTTCTCCCTGGGCAACTACTCTTCCATGGACGGCAAATACACCGTCTTTGGCCAAGTCGTCTCAGGCATCGAGACTCTCGAAAAAATCTCCAAAATGCCCGTGGATGGCAACGACTGCCCCATCGCCCGTATTGAGATCAAATCCCTCAAGGTCGTTGACCACAAAGGCCCCCTTTACGCCACCCAGCAAGATACCGGTGACTCACGCAAATATTCCAAACCCGCTGCGGCTAAAGGCTTCTTTGAGCGGTTCATTGAGCGTGTTTGGTAA
- a CDS encoding N-acetylmuramoyl-L-alanine amidase family protein, with amino-acid sequence MAFSPPFCRWFVCFFWLGLVAQLQALSFNTVVLDAGHGGHDGGAVWYGLVEKKLCLDVTQRVERILKAKGMKVIMTRRSDSFVALDSRASIANRHSKSVFVSIHFNANRKTSIHGMEGYYRSASGKTLARSILRSMDRRVTGTNRGVFNRNFKVLRSTNMPATVIECGYLSNRTESKRCASPAHRQAIAEGIAAGILATRG; translated from the coding sequence ATGGCTTTTTCGCCCCCATTCTGCCGTTGGTTCGTCTGTTTTTTTTGGCTGGGTCTTGTCGCTCAGTTGCAGGCGCTTTCCTTCAACACGGTGGTTTTGGATGCCGGGCATGGTGGACACGATGGTGGGGCTGTGTGGTACGGGTTGGTTGAAAAAAAGCTCTGTTTAGATGTGACCCAGCGGGTAGAACGAATCTTAAAAGCCAAAGGAATGAAGGTGATCATGACGAGGCGGAGCGACTCGTTTGTCGCCTTGGATTCGAGGGCGAGCATTGCTAACCGTCACTCCAAGTCTGTGTTCGTGAGCATTCACTTCAATGCGAACCGGAAAACGAGCATTCATGGAATGGAGGGATACTATCGAAGTGCTTCGGGAAAAACATTGGCCCGCAGCATCCTCCGCAGCATGGATCGGCGGGTCACAGGCACTAATCGTGGGGTTTTTAACCGGAATTTCAAAGTCCTCCGAAGTACAAATATGCCTGCTACGGTCATCGAATGCGGCTACCTGAGCAACCGAACGGAATCCAAGCGATGTGCCAGCCCGGCACACCGTCAGGCGATCGCGGAGGGAATCGCTGCTGGCATCCTGGCGACTCGAGGATGA
- a CDS encoding RluA family pseudouridine synthase, with product MTSKTATEKALLLPFLIARWPEVKRTKIKQWLRFDAVKINGRTVTQHDHSLQPGDVVSIQPQKAPPKTTPLPAGLSIVHEDDELLVIRKPVNLLTIATDTERDKTAFRIMTDYLRESSHGRQDRLWIVHRLDRETSGLLVLAKSEDSKTWLQENWARMDKRYQAIVEGIVPNPSGKIVTYIDETQPHRVFSTSHASPTAREATTHYRVLSTGYGRSLLEVTLETGRRHQIRVQLASIGHPIVGDEKYGAKSDPVKRIALHASDLKLLHPEDERELTFHSPLPQELVRLVPMTKL from the coding sequence ATGACATCCAAAACCGCTACCGAAAAAGCCCTCCTTTTGCCCTTCCTCATTGCCCGATGGCCCGAGGTCAAACGAACCAAGATTAAACAATGGCTCCGCTTTGACGCAGTCAAGATCAATGGGCGCACGGTGACCCAGCATGATCACTCTCTGCAACCTGGAGATGTCGTCAGCATCCAACCCCAAAAAGCCCCCCCCAAGACCACACCCCTGCCAGCAGGCCTGAGCATCGTCCACGAGGATGATGAATTGTTGGTGATCCGTAAACCGGTCAACCTTCTCACCATCGCCACAGATACGGAACGGGACAAAACCGCCTTCCGTATCATGACCGACTACTTGCGCGAAAGCAGCCATGGTCGCCAGGATCGTCTCTGGATCGTCCATCGCCTAGACCGCGAAACCTCAGGGCTGCTCGTTCTGGCCAAGAGCGAAGATTCCAAGACCTGGCTCCAAGAAAACTGGGCCCGCATGGACAAGCGTTATCAAGCCATCGTCGAGGGCATCGTCCCCAATCCTTCAGGCAAGATCGTTACTTACATTGACGAAACTCAGCCCCACCGCGTTTTCTCCACCAGTCACGCTAGCCCCACCGCCCGTGAGGCCACCACGCATTATCGAGTCCTCAGCACCGGGTATGGGCGCAGCCTGCTGGAGGTCACGCTCGAAACCGGTCGCCGGCACCAGATCCGTGTCCAACTTGCATCCATCGGCCACCCCATCGTGGGAGATGAAAAATACGGTGCTAAGAGCGATCCAGTTAAACGCATCGCCCTACACGCCAGTGACCTCAAACTGCTGCACCCGGAAGACGAGCGTGAGCTCACTTTTCACTCTCCCCTTCCCCAGGAGCTTGTGCGTCTGGTACCCATGACGAAACTCTAG
- a CDS encoding flavin reductase family protein, with product MEIDLTGPLREDAYRMLSGLVTPRPIALTTTVDPEGRINAAPFSFFNVLGDSPPIVGFCPGDRSPGIPKDTARNIRLTHEFVINLVDESIAEKMNLCAASLEPGENELIHAGLTPLPSTIVKPPRIAEAPASLECRSHSILEIGDNRLIIGEVLRIHVRDGIFDPETWLIQPGTYLPVGRMQSPNWYCRTTAMFEMKRPR from the coding sequence ATGGAAATAGATCTCACTGGCCCTCTCCGGGAAGATGCCTATCGCATGCTCTCGGGCCTTGTCACCCCGCGCCCCATCGCTCTCACGACCACGGTGGACCCCGAGGGGCGCATCAATGCGGCTCCGTTCAGTTTCTTCAATGTTTTGGGTGATAGCCCACCCATCGTCGGTTTTTGCCCGGGCGACCGCAGCCCTGGCATTCCCAAAGACACGGCACGCAACATCCGCCTGACGCATGAATTCGTCATTAATTTGGTCGATGAATCCATCGCCGAGAAAATGAATCTTTGCGCTGCTAGCCTAGAGCCAGGTGAAAATGAACTCATCCACGCTGGTCTTACCCCCCTCCCCTCGACCATCGTCAAACCACCCCGCATCGCCGAAGCGCCAGCCAGCCTGGAGTGCCGCAGCCACAGTATCCTCGAGATTGGAGATAATCGGCTCATCATTGGCGAGGTCCTTCGCATTCATGTCCGAGACGGCATTTTCGACCCCGAAACATGGCTCATTCAGCCTGGCACCTACCTTCCCGTTGGCCGCATGCAGTCTCCCAACTGGTATTGTCGCACCACGGCAATGTTTGAAATGAAACGACCTCGGTAA
- the aat gene encoding leucyl/phenylalanyl-tRNA--protein transferase, whose translation MLDPVQLLSAYCEGAFPMGDESGRISWFRPPYRGILPIGDFHVPRRFARYLKDHPFEVRWNTAFGDVMRGCADRPETWITDTILDSYEALHRLGFAHCVEVWRGGRLVGGVYGVAIGGAFFGESMFSRETQASKVALTHLQWRLKERGYIVHDTQWTTPHLASLGGYEIPCSQYLDLLDRAIRLPVTFDERPLGAQMVFR comes from the coding sequence ATGTTAGATCCTGTCCAACTCCTCAGCGCCTATTGTGAAGGTGCCTTTCCTATGGGAGATGAGAGTGGGCGTATTTCTTGGTTTCGGCCCCCCTATCGAGGCATCTTACCGATCGGAGATTTTCATGTGCCCCGGCGATTCGCGCGGTATCTTAAAGACCACCCCTTTGAAGTGCGGTGGAACACGGCTTTTGGTGACGTGATGCGCGGTTGTGCGGATCGCCCAGAGACATGGATCACGGACACGATTTTAGATAGCTATGAGGCGCTGCATCGGCTGGGGTTTGCCCACTGCGTCGAGGTTTGGCGAGGAGGAAGGCTGGTGGGTGGGGTGTATGGCGTCGCCATCGGGGGCGCTTTTTTTGGTGAAAGCATGTTCAGTCGGGAGACTCAGGCCTCCAAGGTGGCGCTCACTCACCTGCAATGGCGATTGAAGGAGCGCGGCTACATCGTCCACGATACGCAGTGGACTACCCCCCACCTCGCAAGCCTAGGAGGCTATGAGATCCCTTGCTCTCAATACCTGGACCTTCTCGATCGCGCCATTCGGCTTCCCGTCACCTTCGATGAGCGGCCTTTAGGCGCCCAGATGGTATTTCGTTGA
- a CDS encoding AraC family transcriptional regulator: MPSPEQLRDRFLRALAPESQFYRLLDHLPGISFFAKNSRFQIVCANQHFVESVGHQNEADLIGKEDFDLFPLRLAENFRRDDEEVLTSGEARLNLVELFFNSQGIPDWFITNKLPVRDRQGRLIGIMGTTQSYSHASQTVHPYRHIERALAYIREHFRERITVEELASMVHLSTRQLHRKFVETFGFSPQTFIMKLRIQAACDALQQEDAQIIEVATALGFCDQSSFTQHFHRHIGITPLKYQRQFRLVRKTGE, from the coding sequence ATGCCCAGCCCTGAACAACTTCGAGATCGATTCCTCCGCGCCCTCGCACCCGAGAGCCAGTTTTACCGCTTGCTTGATCATCTTCCGGGCATCTCATTTTTTGCGAAAAATAGCCGGTTCCAGATCGTCTGTGCCAATCAGCACTTTGTCGAAAGTGTGGGTCATCAGAATGAGGCGGATCTCATCGGCAAAGAAGACTTTGATCTGTTTCCCCTCCGCTTAGCGGAAAACTTTCGTCGAGACGATGAAGAGGTACTCACCAGTGGAGAAGCACGTCTTAACCTCGTCGAACTTTTCTTTAACTCACAAGGGATCCCAGACTGGTTCATCACCAACAAGTTGCCTGTGCGAGATCGCCAGGGACGCCTCATTGGCATCATGGGCACGACGCAGAGTTATAGCCATGCCTCGCAGACGGTTCACCCCTATCGCCACATCGAGCGGGCGCTGGCATACATTCGCGAGCATTTCCGTGAACGCATCACCGTGGAGGAACTTGCCTCTATGGTCCACCTCTCCACCCGCCAGCTACATCGGAAATTTGTTGAAACCTTTGGCTTTAGCCCCCAGACGTTCATCATGAAATTGCGCATCCAGGCAGCCTGCGATGCCCTCCAGCAAGAGGATGCGCAGATCATCGAAGTCGCCACAGCCCTGGGCTTTTGCGATCAAAGCAGCTTCACCCAGCATTTCCACCGCCACATCGGCATCACTCCGCTGAAGTATCAGCGCCAGTTTCGCCTCGTCAGAAAAACCGGAGAATGA